One Archangium violaceum genomic window, CAACACCCACCCACTCCTCGAGGAACGGGCGCCGCTCATCGCCATCGGCAGGGAGAAGGGCGCGCGGGTGGTGGGCTACGCCTTCGAGTCGGACCTGGAGACGTGCCTCGCGCGCAACGCGGGGAGGGTGGGGCGGGCGCGGGTGCCGGACAAGGCGCTCCACATCACGCGCCGCAAATTGTGGTGGCCCTCGTACGCCGAGGGCTTCGATGCGTTGTTCCACGTGCGGGTCGACCCCGCGGGCGGCTTCCACGTGAGGGAATGGAGGGAGGGAGATGAATCCGAACGACTTCGAGACGCGGATGCGTGAGGGCGAGTTCTTCCACTCGCTGCGGCTGCTGCGCGGGGCGTGGTGCGTGCTGCGGGTGGATGGGCGGGGCTTCTCGCGCTTCACCGAGGGGCGCTACGAGAAGCCCTTCGACGCCACGCTGCACCAGCAGATGGTGCGCACGGCCTCGGCGCTGGTGGAGGAGCTGCAGGGCGTCTACGCGTACACCGAGAGCGATGAGATCTCCGTCCTCTTCCGGCCGGACTGGTCGCTCTTCGACCGGGAGGTGGAGAAGCTGGTGTCCATCTCCGCGGGTCTGGCGAGCGCGACGTTCACGCACGTGGCGGGAGTGCCGGCGGTGTTCGACAGCCGGGTGTGGATGGGCGTGGGCGAGAGCGCGGTGGTGGACTACTTCCGCTGGAGGCAGGCGGACGCGACCCGCTGCGCGCTGCACGGCTGGTGCTACTGGACGCTGCGCAAGGAGGGCCAGAGCGTGGCGCAGGCCTCGCGGGCGCTGCACGGCAGGTCGGTGGGCTTCAAGAACGAGCTCCTCTTCCAGCGGGGCATCAACTTCAACGAGTTGCCACTCTGGCAGCGCCGGGGCACGGGCATCTCCTGGGAGCGGTACGAGAAGGAGGGCGTGGATCCACGCAATGGCCAGACGGTGCGCACCTGGCGCCGGAGGCTGCGCGTGGACGAGTCCCTCCCGATGAAGGAGGAGTACGACGCCTACGTCCGCGAACGGATGCGTGCCCCGGCTCCGTGAGCCCTACTCGGACGCCTCCAGCTCCGGGTCCGGCTCGCCGGGCAGCTCCGGCGGGGGGGGCAGGGCCTTCCACAGGTGTGGCTTGTCGTGTTGGGGAGGGATCATCCCGAGGGGCCACCCCTCGGTGGTGAGCTCCGCGTAGCGGTACACGCGGTCTCCGAGGCGGATGGGGGGACCGCGCACGGGCAGGGCCACGCCCACGGCGGCGTGTGAGAGCGGGTCCGAGTAGAGGATGGCCGCGTCGATGCCCGCCTGGCGCAGCAACATCATCGCGAGCACGGCCTTGGAGTCGCAGTCGCCCTGGTCCTGCGCGGCGACGAGCGCCGGCGGGAGGATGCCGAAGGGCTCGCCCTCGGGCTCCGCGTAGTGGATGCGCTGGACGAAGGTGATGATGAGCTCGGCGGCCGCCACCGGGTCGAGCCGCTGCGTGTGGATGTGCTGGACGAAGCGTTTGCCCAGCTCGCGCACGGGTTCGGCGTTGCTGCGCATCAGCTCGGCGTAGATGCAGCGCATGTCCGCCTGGCACTCGGGTGGGGCCTGGTACGTGAAGCGGGTCCGGCTGAGCTGACGGAAATGCATCTTGCGGCCGTACGCCCGGTGCTCGCGCTCGAGCGCGCTCGCGAGGGAGCTGCCCAGGCCGTAGCCCAACCGGTACTCCGGGGGATCGAGCGACTCGGCGCGCCACTCATAGAGCCGGGCCTCGCCCGGCGGAGTGGAGGAGGGGACGAGGACCATGCCGAGGTGGAGACTCCGGGAGCCAATGGACTCGAGCGGCTGGGCCGTGTCCGTGAGGGGGGTGTGCGAGTGCACGTCCCGGGAGGCGAGCCAGTACAGCCCGAGGAAGCCGCAGCAGCACATGGCGGCGAAGAGGACGAGGAAGAGCTCGAGGAACGTCTTTCCCTTGTTGGCTGGCGGGGTGTCCACGGATCAGGTGGGGGCGCGGAACGTCGAGGGCGGGAGCTCGGGGAAGGGGATGAGGCCGTTGAGGGTGGCCTGGAGGCCCGGCGCGGTGAGCAGGGCGATGACGAGGAGGATGGCGGCCAGCACGAGCGCGAGCGCCACGTTGCCGCGGCGCACCTCGGCGAGCTCGTCCACGCCAGGCGTCATCTTGTCGAACAGGAGCACCCCCAGGGCGAGCACGCCCGTGCCCACGAGGAGGGACACGCCCACGTGCATGAGGGCGAACACGGTGAGCTGCACCAGCATTCCCGGCCGCGGGAGGGAGCCGCGGAAGGTGAGGTCCACCGCGTCGAAGGTGGCGTTCACCGCGTTCTGCGCCAGCAGCCCGAGCGCGAGCAGGCTGGCGGCATGGACGACGCCCGCCGCGACGTTGCCCTCGCGCAGGTCCCGGGTTGGATCCGTGTCGAGGAGCCGGTTGAGGCCGCGGAAGGCGAGCCAGATGCCGAGCGCGGCCACCAGTCCGCCGAAGAGCACCTTGGACAGCCCGACGGCGACGAGGAGCAGGTTCATACGGGTGGGGAGTCTATCCTCCTCTCCACCCCGGTGCCGTCACTTCGTCTCGCGGAGGATGAGCAGGCCGCGGGACGTGTCGACGGTGTAGATGAGCCCCTCGTTGGCGGCGGAGACATCCGGCGCCCTGGGGACGCGGATGCCGATGGCGCCCTCGTAGAAGCCCAGGCCGCGCATCGGGTCCTCGGAGCGGAAGGTGTTGAAGTAGCTGATCTCCCGGGGCTGGGCGGGGTTGGCCACGTCGAGGACGCGGACACCCTCGTGGTAGTAGGCGATGTAGAGCCGCTTCCGGGCCTCGTCGAGGATCATGTTGTGGATGGAGGCCTCCTCGCGCAGGCGGTAGCGGGCGAGCAGCTTCACGTTGGCGGGGTCCGTGACGTCGAGCACGCGCAGGTGGGCGCCCCAGTCCTCACCGCCCTCGAAGGCGATGAGCCGGTCGACGAAGGTGCCCACGGCGCCCGCGTGGCTGTGGGCGGAGTTGAGCGTCGGGTTGCCCATGGAGTCCACGCCGTAACGGTAGGCGCCCAGCGGCGTGGGCGCATGCTCGTCGTCCATCTGGGAGACGTCGCTGATCTGCATGCCGTAGGACCAGTAGAAGCTGTACATCCGGCCCTTGTAGACGAAGGCGTCGTGCACGTAGGCGCCGGGGTAGGAGGCGGCGCCGGGCGGCTCGTAGCGGCCGATGAGGCGCGGGGCTCGGGGGTTGGAGATGTCGTAGATGCGCATCGGGTCACCCATGGCGTAGAGGTGATCTCCCTCCACGAAGACGGTGTGGGCATCCTTGTTCTCCTGCACCTGCACGGGGGTGTAGACGGGGTTGTCGGGGTCGGTGATGTCGAAGGTGTGGACACCGAGGTTCTCGCTGGCGACGTACAGCGCGTCACCCTTGGCCCAGACGCCGTTCCAGTAACCCCCCTTGGCGGAGATCTGCCTCGTGACGCGCGGGCGCGCGGGGTCGCGCACGTCGATGACCGTCAGGCCACCCCAGCCCTGGTACGTGCTGTCGATGGACACGACGTACGCGCGGTCCTTCGTGACGTAGACGTCC contains:
- a CDS encoding ATP-binding protein, producing MELVLFIGLQGSGKSSFYRERFAATHVHVSKDLWPNARKREARQRRLITEALAQGRSVVVDNTHPLLEERAPLIAIGREKGARVVGYAFESDLETCLARNAGRVGRARVPDKALHITRRKLWWPSYAEGFDALFHVRVDPAGGFHVREWREGDESERLRDADA
- a CDS encoding transglutaminase domain-containing protein, with translation MDTPPANKGKTFLELFLVLFAAMCCCGFLGLYWLASRDVHSHTPLTDTAQPLESIGSRSLHLGMVLVPSSTPPGEARLYEWRAESLDPPEYRLGYGLGSSLASALEREHRAYGRKMHFRQLSRTRFTYQAPPECQADMRCIYAELMRSNAEPVRELGKRFVQHIHTQRLDPVAAAELIITFVQRIHYAEPEGEPFGILPPALVAAQDQGDCDSKAVLAMMLLRQAGIDAAILYSDPLSHAAVGVALPVRGPPIRLGDRVYRYAELTTEGWPLGMIPPQHDKPHLWKALPPPPELPGEPDPELEASE
- a CDS encoding tRNA(His) guanylyltransferase Thg1 family protein; the protein is MNPNDFETRMREGEFFHSLRLLRGAWCVLRVDGRGFSRFTEGRYEKPFDATLHQQMVRTASALVEELQGVYAYTESDEISVLFRPDWSLFDREVEKLVSISAGLASATFTHVAGVPAVFDSRVWMGVGESAVVDYFRWRQADATRCALHGWCYWTLRKEGQSVAQASRALHGRSVGFKNELLFQRGINFNELPLWQRRGTGISWERYEKEGVDPRNGQTVRTWRRRLRVDESLPMKEEYDAYVRERMRAPAP
- a CDS encoding DUF350 domain-containing protein, which encodes MNLLLVAVGLSKVLFGGLVAALGIWLAFRGLNRLLDTDPTRDLREGNVAAGVVHAASLLALGLLAQNAVNATFDAVDLTFRGSLPRPGMLVQLTVFALMHVGVSLLVGTGVLALGVLLFDKMTPGVDELAEVRRGNVALALVLAAILLVIALLTAPGLQATLNGLIPFPELPPSTFRAPT
- a CDS encoding LVIVD repeat-containing protein, which codes for MWRGRLTLLLCLPLALATGCVDGPKCKGSECGGGSPDSGVVPETVEADWAVTGPYANCHFIQGTTGTRCGELESFDLSACQRATLGNIGREGVFTTHGRMELNDGGVRYFKQSHSLRNDGGIETFNGWSTESSSMNLAKQLTNDTWFVARHTETELQDGGILNLTVGYAGCSAQDSDHFTGCYAVCRNGQASEVGTFKAARITPTRGESEANGLTLVSETPILHSDYPSYFFGLPVDVYVTKDRAYVVSIDSTYQGWGGLTVIDVRDPARPRVTRQISAKGGYWNGVWAKGDALYVASENLGVHTFDITDPDNPVYTPVQVQENKDAHTVFVEGDHLYAMGDPMRIYDISNPRAPRLIGRYEPPGAASYPGAYVHDAFVYKGRMYSFYWSYGMQISDVSQMDDEHAPTPLGAYRYGVDSMGNPTLNSAHSHAGAVGTFVDRLIAFEGGEDWGAHLRVLDVTDPANVKLLARYRLREEASIHNMILDEARKRLYIAYYHEGVRVLDVANPAQPREISYFNTFRSEDPMRGLGFYEGAIGIRVPRAPDVSAANEGLIYTVDTSRGLLILRETK